The Littorina saxatilis isolate snail1 linkage group LG13, US_GU_Lsax_2.0, whole genome shotgun sequence genome contains a region encoding:
- the LOC138946128 gene encoding ficolin-1-A-like: MLEKKKNCNEETRSGVVIIYPDNSTPLPVYCDQVTDGGGWTVFQRRQDASVDFYRNWTSYQNFFGDLTGNFWLGLDALHMLTSRQQYELRVDLMKWDNTTGYATYNNFSISNSSDNYRLNYNTFTGGNAGDSLYYNRGLQFTTWDRDNHTCAQRLHAAWWYGHCSHASLNGEYMPSSTAPSEQGNDDKDQQLYLF, from the exons ATGCTCG aaaagaaaaaaaactgcaaTGAGGAAACCAGGAGCGGCGTGGTCATCATCTATCCGGACAATTCCACTCCACTGCCAGTCTACTGTGACCAGGTTACTGATGGAGGGGGTTGGACG GTGTTCCAACGTCGACAAGATGCCTCAGTCGATTTCTACAGAAACTGGACGTCTTATCAGAACTTCTTTGGGGACCTAACTGGCAATTTCTGGCTGG GTCTTGACGCTCTGCACATGTTGACGTCCAGACAGCAGTATGAACTACGCGTGGACCTAATGAAGTGGGACAACACGACAGGTTACGCCACCTACAACAACTTCTCCATCAGCAACAGCAGCGACAACTACCGTCTGAACTATAACACATTCACAGGGGGCAACGCTG GTGACAGCCTGTACTATAATCGCGGTCTCCAGTTCACCACGTGGGACAGGGATAACCACACGTGTGCACAGCGTCTCCACGCCGCCTGGTGGTACGGACACTGCTCCCACGCCAGCCTGAACGGGGAGTACATGCCCAGCAGCACTGCTCCAAGTGAACAAGGG aacgatgacaaagaccaACAGCTGTATTTGTTCTAG